The bacterium genomic interval TGAATGTCCCCTCGCAAAGAAGGTATTAAAATCCATGATTTATCGCAACTGCGCCCAGTCGCATCACGCGCACACGAGCCCTTATTCGGAATTCCCGGTTTCACCTGCTGCGTTCCGGCCCGCGATTCGGCCGAAGACCAGGCACTCGGTGATGGCGCAGCTACCCAGGCGGCAGGCCCCGTGGACACCGCCAGTTACTTCCCCGGCTGCGTAAAGG includes:
- a CDS encoding FAD-binding protein gives rise to the protein FFFYSVLIQFSRSRFRNIWRGVAKNQTQPCLSNNPINLDQEPVKGLYAAGEVTGGVHGACRLGSCAITECLVFGRIAGRNAAGETGNSE